GAAGTCTTAGTGCTTTCGATGGAAGGCGAGCGCATCGGTCTGGGTATGAAACAAAAAGAAGAAGACCCCTGGTTGAGCGTCGCGGCGAAGTTCCCGCCGGGCTGCCAGATTAACGGCAAAGTCACCAGCCTGACCAAGTACGGCGCGTTTGTTGAACTCGAACAAGGCGTTGAAGGTTTGATCCATATTTCGGAAATGTCGTGGACCAAGCGCGTCCGCCATCCGAATGAATTAATCAAAGAAGGCGAAGAAGCCCAAGTCAAAGTGTTGGGCATCGACAACGAACGCAAACGCATCTCGTTGAGCCTGCGTCAGACCCAGGTTGACCCGTGGACGTTAGCAAAAGCCAACTACCCGGTCGGGACAATCATTGAAGGCGAAGTCACCGGCATGACCGATTTCGGCGCCTTTATCCGCTTGCCCGAAGGCGTAGACGGCATGATTCACGTGTCGGATATTTCCTGGATGGGCAAACTGAACCATCCCAAGCAAGCCTTGAAAAAAGGCGAAACGCTTCGTTGCAAGGTGTTGGAAATCGACCCGTCGCAACAACGCATCTCGCTGGGCTTGAAACAACTCGAGCAAGACCCGTGGGAAGCCGCCCAGAAGAAATACCGTCCGGGTACGTCGCTGCCCGTCGTGGTCAAACGCATCACTGACTTCGGCGCGTTTGTTGAACTCGAAGAAGGCATCGAAGGTTTGGTGCACGTATCGCAGGTCAGCAACCAAAAAGGCCAGCGCGCGGAAGAAGTTCTGAAAGTCGGCGAAACGGTCAACATGAAAGTGCTGAAATTCGACCGTCAGAACCGCAAAATCAGCATGTCATTAAAAGAATTCGTCAAAGAGCAAGAAGAGAAGGAAGTCAAGCAATACATGGCTGACGTCGGCGGCGGCAACGCGACCCTCGGCGAACTCTTAGGCGAACAAATGAGAGCGCTGATGGACAAGCAGAACGAAAGCGCACCGGATGACGAGTCATCCAGTTAACACTAGATTGTCGCGGTGAATGACCACGCCTGACGTGTGATGGTCATCGCTGGATTGAATATCTTTGCTGCGGCGTCCTTGAATTTGAACCAGATCGCCCGAGGAAACATTAACCAGTCCTCGGGCGATTTCTTTGTTTGTTTCGTTAATGATTTGCACCAGGTCTTTTTCTTGAAATTCACCGATAACCTGTTTCACGCCAGACGCCAACAGGCTTTTCCCGCCTTGCAATAGCGCGTTTGAGGCGCCCGCATCCACCACGATTTTTCCGCCGCTGAGCGTTTTGGCGTGGGCCAGGTAATATTTTCGCGCCGCCAGTTTTTTCTCAGACGGCAACACCCAGGTGGCGCGTCCTTGCCCCTGGATGAGTTCATTCAATACGCCGGGGCGCAGGCCGTTGGCGATGGCGGTCAGCGTACCTGATGAGGCCGCCGTTCGCGCAGCGCCCAGTTTGGATTGCATCCCTCCCATCGAAAACTCATCAATGTTCGGGTCAACGCATTGCATGGCGCCGTCGAGGTCGTCATCAATCATTTCAATCAGTTCGCCGGATTTCGTTACAGGATCAAACGAGCGGAACAACCCGTCAACCGTGGTGAGCAGCACCAACAGTTGCGCTTCCATTTCACCCGCCGTCAGCGCCGCCAGCATGTCATTGTCGCCGAAGGTAAGTTCTTCGACGGCGACGGTGTCGTTCTCATTGATGATCGGCACGACGCCGATGGTGAGCAGGTGTTGTAGGGTTTCACGCGCATTAAGATACGATTCGCGTCGGTCAAGGTCGCTGCGGGTGAGCAGAATTTGCGCGGTGATAATGTCATGTTGCGCGAAGAGATCGGTGTAGGCTTTCATCAGGCGGCCTTGACCAATGGCGGCGTAGGCTTGCTTTAAGGGCAGCGACGCCGGACGCTTGGGAACGCGCAACGCCCGCAGGCCCGCGCCCACCGCGCCGGATGATACTAAAATCACTTCGACGCCGCGTTGTTTGAGTTCGGCGATTTCTCTGACCAGCGATTCGATGACCGGCAAATTGAAATGGGTTTGCTCGTGGTCGATGACGCGCGTCCCGACTTTAATGACGATGCGCTGGACGTCGGTTAAAAATGGCGACAGTTTTTCATTCATCAAGTTGCGGTTCGTCCGTTGAAGTGATGGGTTTCGTTTGGGCGGAATCCATTTGTTGTTGCAGAATATCCGGCGCCGTTTGCATGATCGGCGTTTCGCTCCGCCCTATCGTCTCAGTATACAAAGCGATGATAGATTGGCGCAGATGTTCGGTGTTGTTTTTTTCGCTGGCGGAAATCACAAACAATTGGTCATCGCCAACATCGGGGTGCTGTTCATGGAACGAGTGCAGCGCTACGTCAAGCGACTCTTCATCTTCGAGCAAATCGCGTTTGTTGAGCGCCACTAAAAAGGGGCGTTCTAAAATACTGGCGTCATATTTTTCCAGTTCATAGCGCAAGTCGCGGTAGGTCTGCGCCGGGACGTCAGGGTCGTGCGGCGAAAGTTCGATGACGAAGACCAGCAGATTTGTTCGCTCAATGTGTCGTAAAAAATCAAAGCCCAGCCCGACGCCTTCGTGCGCGCCTTGAATGATGCCGGGGATGTCGGCGATGACGAAACCGCCGCCTTCCGGCAGTGGGATCGAGCCGAGAATGGGTTGCAGCGTCGTGAACGGGTAGTTGGCGATGCGCGGACGGGCGCCGGTGATTGACGAGATCAGGGTTGATTTGCCCGCATTGGGCAGCCCCACCAGCCCGACGTGCGCGACGGTTTTTAGTTCAAAAATGGCGGTGAATTCATCGCCGGGTTTTCCACTGGTGGCTTTGCGGGGCGCATGGTTGGTAGAGGTGGCGAATTTTGAATTGCCTTTGCCGCCCTTGCCGCCTTGGGCGATCACGGCCTCGCCGTTGGTTTCTTCCATATCGAGAACCACTTCACCAGTCTCTTCATTGAAGATGACGGTTCCCGCAGGAATTTCAAGCACGATATCATCGCCATACGCGCCGTAGCGGTTGTTCTTGCCTCCGCCTTCGCCGTTGGGGGCTTTGCAAACCGGCTGAGAGTACATTTTGTCGAGCGTATTCAGGCCGGGATTGACGCGCAGCAGAATCGAACCGCCGTTGCCGCCGTCTCCGCCGTCCGGGCCGCCCAGCGGGACGAATTTTTCATGGCGAAACGAAACGCGGCCGTCGCCGCCGTCGCCTGCTTTCAGTTGGATTTTGGCCCGGTCAATAAACGGCCCTTCATAAGACGGCATAGTTACTCGCTCAATTCTTGTTTGGCGTTGTATAAAATCGGTTCTACAAATCCCGCTTGATAGAGATCGTCGTCGGTCATGGGTGAAGTCGCAGTGGTCAGAACCAACTTGTCGAATTGGTTATTATACTTGCTTACGTCTAATTCGATGGTTTTAAATGGCTGCTTATTGGTTAATTGATGCAATGGGAAGGTTTCAGTATAAACCACATCGCGCACTTCGTTGCGGTCGACGTACACATTAAAGCGGATCCATTCATCCGGGCCGTATTCCCGCTTTGGAACATTCACCATCAAAGCCGTTTTGAAAGCGGCGTTGTCGGGCATCAGCATCTCATAATGCGCTTCAAAGTAGTGCATCCCGGCGTCGAGCACAACCACGGGATGTTCGCCCCAGGTTGCTTGATGGATGCGGCCTTCGGTGCGCGGCGTTTCAGCGCGGTCGAGCGGGACGGCGAGGCCGGGCGTATCGCGCCATAAATCGTAGCGTTCAAACGATTCAAACTTGAAGATGCAGATTTCGCTAAACCAGCTGTATTCGGGGTTGTCAACTAACTCCGGGTCTGACACGCAGGCGACCAGTTCGGTATGCCGGGTCGGGTGCGAGATGGGGTTGTGGTAGGTCTCGGTGGAATAGGTCGTGTAGTAATCCAATTTGAAATGCTTCATGTACTCGAGCATCCGCGCCCAGTGAGGGCTGCGGTCATTAAACCCCTTGAGGTAAGGGAAAATATCGGGGTGCAGCAGGCCGCCTTCGTCTTTGCAATAGCGTTCGCAATAGGCGCCAATCACGCCGAGGCCGGTGCTGCCCAACAGTACGCGGGATTCGGGCGGGGTGTTTTCGCGAATCCATTCCGCCGCCAGTTTTCGGACGCCCTGGCGTTTCTCTGAATGGACCTCATAGAAGTCTAAATCTAATTTGAGTTGCAGCGGCGTTCGTTCTGCAATGATGTAAAACAACGGCCCCGCAAGCAATAACGCGGCGCCGTTGGCCCAAAGCGCGCGGCGGGTCGAATGTTGGGTGCGGGCTGTGAGCCATTGCACCAATAAAAAAAGCCCGAACGCGGCTTCAATGTGAAACAAGACGATTATGATTTGGATGTACCGCACCGCGTAGCCGCCGAATTGGGCGCTGATGTGAAACGCGGAGCCGAACAACACCGGAAACAAAAAGAGACAAAACAGCGCGGCGCGCGCGGCAAAGCGGTAGGGCGACGGCGTTTTGCGTCCGCATTGGTAGGCGAAGCCTAAAAGAGACAGAAAACTCAATCCGATCAAAATGCAATACGAAACCAGAGTCGCGTCTTGTTGAATGATCGCTTGATAGCCCTGCGTCAGCGAATAAAAGCCTTCACGAATTTTCTGAAACAGCGACCACGTCGTGAATTCATTGTGAGAAATCAACTTGCCGTAAAATGTGGTGGGCAATAACAGGCCGGAATGCGAATATATATAGAGCGTGTAGGGCAGCGCCAATAGAAGAACGCCGCCGACGAATAACGCCGCTTCGAGCGCAATCTGTTTCAACGGAATGATGGAGCGTTTCGCAAAAGCGGTCGCGTAAACGATCAGAAATGCGACGTAGCCTCCCGCCAGCGCCAAGCCTTCAGGGCGGGCCAAAAATAAAAACCCCGCCAGCAGCCCGAGTAGTAGCGGGTGGGTTTTGGGGCGTCTTAGAGCGGCGTAGGCCCAACCCACCACCAGCG
This Candidatus Hinthialibacter antarcticus DNA region includes the following protein-coding sequences:
- the proB gene encoding glutamate 5-kinase gives rise to the protein MNEKLSPFLTDVQRIVIKVGTRVIDHEQTHFNLPVIESLVREIAELKQRGVEVILVSSGAVGAGLRALRVPKRPASLPLKQAYAAIGQGRLMKAYTDLFAQHDIITAQILLTRSDLDRRESYLNARETLQHLLTIGVVPIINENDTVAVEELTFGDNDMLAALTAGEMEAQLLVLLTTVDGLFRSFDPVTKSGELIEMIDDDLDGAMQCVDPNIDEFSMGGMQSKLGAARTAASSGTLTAIANGLRPGVLNELIQGQGRATWVLPSEKKLAARKYYLAHAKTLSGGKIVVDAGASNALLQGGKSLLASGVKQVIGEFQEKDLVQIINETNKEIARGLVNVSSGDLVQIQGRRSKDIQSSDDHHTSGVVIHRDNLVLTG
- a CDS encoding 30S ribosomal protein S1 encodes the protein MVSQEQDHATTLAEHDVNIVDGQVNLTNDESADAFPDEDIDMAALLDESMSSKIESGQVITGKVLKVTSEDVVIDIGLKSEGLVPLREFLEDGKDLNVVVGMDIEVMVIRQEGSDGLPVLSRQRAKQVKARHVLRDAFKNGEYIKCVVSSVVRGGVQVDCDGLRGFIPFSQLGPGARSQDEQKALLGRSIECKILEMRSKNDLVLSHRAVFDERRVQMRGATLENLEVGKWVKGVVKNMTDFGAFIDLGGVDGLLHVKDISWGHIAHPSEVLHVADEIEVLVLSMEGERIGLGMKQKEEDPWLSVAAKFPPGCQINGKVTSLTKYGAFVELEQGVEGLIHISEMSWTKRVRHPNELIKEGEEAQVKVLGIDNERKRISLSLRQTQVDPWTLAKANYPVGTIIEGEVTGMTDFGAFIRLPEGVDGMIHVSDISWMGKLNHPKQALKKGETLRCKVLEIDPSQQRISLGLKQLEQDPWEAAQKKYRPGTSLPVVVKRITDFGAFVELEEGIEGLVHVSQVSNQKGQRAEEVLKVGETVNMKVLKFDRQNRKISMSLKEFVKEQEEKEVKQYMADVGGGNATLGELLGEQMRALMDKQNESAPDDESSS
- the obgE gene encoding GTPase ObgE; translation: MPSYEGPFIDRAKIQLKAGDGGDGRVSFRHEKFVPLGGPDGGDGGNGGSILLRVNPGLNTLDKMYSQPVCKAPNGEGGGKNNRYGAYGDDIVLEIPAGTVIFNEETGEVVLDMEETNGEAVIAQGGKGGKGNSKFATSTNHAPRKATSGKPGDEFTAIFELKTVAHVGLVGLPNAGKSTLISSITGARPRIANYPFTTLQPILGSIPLPEGGGFVIADIPGIIQGAHEGVGLGFDFLRHIERTNLLVFVIELSPHDPDVPAQTYRDLRYELEKYDASILERPFLVALNKRDLLEDEESLDVALHSFHEQHPDVGDDQLFVISASEKNNTEHLRQSIIALYTETIGRSETPIMQTAPDILQQQMDSAQTKPITSTDEPQLDE